A part of Rattus norvegicus strain BN/NHsdMcwi chromosome 4, GRCr8, whole genome shotgun sequence genomic DNA contains:
- the C1s gene encoding complement C1s subcomponent precursor encodes MGKSPEMWCFVFFSLLASFSAEPTMYGEILSPNYPQAYPNEVVKTWDIEVPEGFGIHLYFTHLDMELSENCAYDSVQIISGGIEEERLCGQRTSKSPNSPIVEEFQFPYNRLQVVFTSDFSNEERFTGFAAYYSAVDVNECTDFTDVPCSHFCNNFIGGYFCSCPPEYFLHDDMRTCGVNCSGDVFTALIGEIASPNYPNPYPENSRCEYQIRLQEGFRLVLTIRREDFDVEPADSEGNCHDSLTFAAKNQQFGPYCGNGFPGPLTIKTQSNTLDIVFQTDLTGQNKGWKLRYHGDPIPCPKEISANSIWEPEKAKYVFKDVVKITCVDGFEVVEGNVGSTSFYSTCQSNGQWSNSRLECQPVDCGVPEPIENGKVEDPEDTVFGSVIHYTCEEPYYYMEQEEGGEYHCAANGSWVNDQLGVELPKCIPVCGVPTEPFKVQQRIFGGYSTKIQSFPWQVYFESPRGGGALIDEYWVLTAAHVVEGNSDPVMYVGSTLLKIERLRNAQRLITERVIIHPSWKQEDDLNTRTNFDNDIALVQLKDPVKMGPTVAPICLPETSSDYNPSEGDLGLISGWGRTENRTNVIQLRGAKLPITSLEKCQQVKVENPKARSNDYVFTDNMICAGEKGVDSCEGDSGGAFALPVPNVKDPKFYVAGLVSWGKKCGTYGIYTKVKNYVDWILKTMQENSGPKKD; translated from the exons ATGGGCAAATCGCCAGAGATGTG gtgctttgtcttcttttctcttttggcaTCGTTTTCTGCTGAGCCTACCATGTATGGGGAGATCCTGTCCCCTAATTATCCCCAGGCGTACCCCAATGAGGTCGTGAAAACTTGGGACATAGAAGTCCCAGAGGGGTTTGGGATTCACCTTTACTTCACCCATCTGGACATGGAGCTGTCAGAGAACTGTGCATACGACTCAGTGCAG ATAATCTCAGGAGGCATCGAGGAAGAGAGACTCTGTGGCCAGAGGACCAGCAAGAGTCCCAACTCCCCCATTGTAGAAGAGTTTCAATTCCCATACAATAGGCTCCAGGTGGTCTTTACGTCAGACTTCTCCAACGAGGAACGGTTTACTGGCTTTGCAGCGTATTACTCAGCCGTAG ATGTAAATGAATGCACAGACTTTACAGATGTCCCTTGCAGCCACTTCTGCAATAACTTCATTGGTGGATACTTCTGCTCCTGCCCCCCAGAATACTTCCTCCACGATGACATGAGGACTTGTGGGG TCAACTGTAGTGGGGATGTATTCACTGCCCTGATTGGGGAGATCGCAAGTCCCAATTATCCCAACCCATACCCGGAGAACTCAAGGTGTGAATACCAGATTCGGCTGCAGGAGGGCTTCCGACTGGTGTTGACTATCCGGAGAGAAGATTTTGATGTGGAACCAGCTGACTCAGAGGGGAACTGCCACGACAGTTTGACT TTTGCTGCAAAAAACCAACAGTTTGGTCCTTACTGTGGCAATGGATTCCCTGGACCGCTAACTATTAAAACCCAGAGCAATACTCTTGATATTGTCTTTCAAACTGACCTAACGGGGCAAAATAAAGGCTGGAAGCTTCGTTACCATGGGGATC CCATCCCCTGTCCCAAAGAAATCAGTGCTAATTCTATCTGGGAGCCCGAAAAGGCAAAATACGTGTTCAAAGATGTCGTGAAGATAACCTGTGTGGATGGATTCGAAGTTGTGGAG GGAAATGTTGGCTCAACAtcattctattccacttgtcaaaGCAACGGACAGTGGAGCAATTCCAGGCTAGAGTGTCAAC CTGTGGACTGTGGTGTTCCAGAACCCATTGAGAATGGTaaagttgaagacccagaagacaCTGTATTCGGCTCCGTCATCCACTACACGTGCGAAGAGCCATATTACTACATGGAACAGGAAGAAGGCG GAGAGTATCACTGCGCTGCTAATGGGAGCTGGGTGAATGACCAGCTGGGTGTCGAGCTTCCAAAATGTATTCCAG TCTGTGGAGTACCCACCGAGCCCTTTAAAGTACAGCAGAGGATATTTGGAGGATACTCTACAAAGATTCAAAGTTTTCCTTGGCAGGTCTACTTTGAGTCCCCCCGAGGTGGCGGGGCTCTTATCGATGAGTACTGGGTGCTGACGGCCGCTCACGTTGTGGAGGGAAACTCTGACCCAGTGATGTATGTCGGGTCCACACTTCTGAAAATAGAGCGGTTGAGAAATGCCCAGAGGCTCATCACTGAACGTGTGATTATTCATCCCAGCTGGAAACAAGAGGACGACCTGAATACACGGACAAATTTTGACAATGACATTGCCCTGGTGCAGCTCAAAGACCCTGTGAAAATGGGACCCACTGTTGCCCCCATCTGCCTGCCAGAAACCTCCTCAGACTACAACCCCTCAGAGGGTGACCTGGGGCTGATCTCTGGGTGGGGCCGAACAGAGAATAGAACCAATGTTATTCAACTCAGAGGGGCGAAGTTACCCATAACATCTTTAGAAAAGTGCCAGCAGGTGAAAGTGGAAAACCCGAAAGCGAGGTCAAACGACTATGTTTTCACTGACAACATGATCTGTGCTGGGGAAAAGGGTGTGGACAGCTGTGAGGGTGACAGCGGAGGGGCTTTTGCTCTGCCGGTCCCCAATGTCAAGGACCCCAAATTCTATGTGGCTGGCCTGGTGTCCTGGGGGAAAAAGTGTGGGACCTATGGGATCTACACAAAGGTAAAGAACTACGTGGACTGGATCCTGAAAACTATGCAGGAGAATAGTGGGCCCAAGAAGGACTGA